CGCCAGGCCAAAGAAAGGATCATTGTGGCGACTTTTGCCTCCAACGTACACCGCCTGCAGCAGGCCATCACCACGGCGCACCGTTACGATCGCAAGGTGGCTGTAGTGGGGCGGAGCATGATCAATGTCCTCTCCATTGCTCACGAACTGGGTTATCTGAAAATACCCGATGGTACGCTGGTGGAACTGGAAGAGGCGGCCCGGCTGCCCAAACACAAAATTGTCTACCTTTCCACCGGCAGCCAGGGGGAGCCCATGTCGGCCCTCACCCGCATGGCCATGGGGGACCACCGCCAGGTGGAAATTTTACCCGGCGATACAGTAATCATTTCCGCCACGCCCATTCCGGGCAATGAAAAGCTGGTGGCGCGGATTATTGACCAGCTTTTCAAGCAGGGGGCGCATGTGATCTACGAAGCGGTTTCCGGTATCCACGTCAGCGGTCACCCCAGCCAGGAAGAACTCAAGTTGATGATCAACATGACCCGGCCCAAATTTTTCATTCCGGTGCACGGTGAATACAGGATGCTGATCAAGCACGCCCGCCTGGCCAGGGAGATGGGCATCCCCGAGAAAAACATCTTTGTGTTGGAAAACGGCCAGGTGCTGGAGCTTTCTCGCAAAAGCGGCCGGGTGACGGGACGGGTTACGGCCGGGCGCGTGCTGGTGGACGGCCTGGGTGTGGGCGATGTGGGCAACATAGTGCTGCGCGACCGCAAGCAGCTCTCGCAGGACGGAATACTGATTGTGGTGGTGACCATCAACCGGGAGTCCGGCCAGATCATGGCCGGGCCGGACATTGTGTCGCGGGGTTTTGTCTATGTGCGGGAATCCGAGCCGCTGCTGGAAGAAGCGCGGGAAAAGGTGAAGGGAGCACTGGAGAAGTGCACCGAGCGGGGTCTGACCGAGTGGTCGTCCATCAAGTCCCAGGTGCGCGATGTGCTGGGCAAGTTCTTGTACGAAAAAACCAGGAGAAGGCCGATGATACTGCCGATCATCATGGAGGTATAGAGGAGCGCGGGCTTTTCAGCCTGCGCTTTATTATTTTTCTTGCCACAGGTAATGTTTTGTATTAATATCGAAATATAATATCGTGAGGCGATATTATGATCAGAGAATTGTTCAATGGTTTCATTCGCATTCACATTTTGCATCACGCCTCCTTGCAGCCGGTATACGGGCAGGAGATGATGGCGGAACTGGCCCGGCATGGTTATAAAACAGGGCCGGGGACCATATATCCCCTTTTACACCGCATGGCTCGGGAAGGGTATCTGGAAATGCAGCGCCGTGTGGTGGGGGGCAGGGTGCGCAAATACTACGTCATTACGGCGGCGGGGCAAGACATACTGGAACAAGCGCGGGAAAAATTGCGCGAGCTGTGGGGAGAAGTGCTGGCCGAAGATGGGCGGGATTTTGATAAAGGGAGGTGTTGAGCATGGGTGATTTACTGGAAATCGACAGATTGTGTTGCTACCTGTCCCGGGGGGAGGACGGGCGGCGGGTGGAACTGACGGCGGCATTGCCGGCCGGGGAAGTGCTGGTGGTGCGCGGTCCTTCCGGAGCCGGCAAATCCACACTGCTCAAAGCGCTGGCGCGCCTGAGGGAGGCGGCGGGCACAGTGCGGCTCGCCGGGGTGGACTGGCGGCAAATCCCACCGCCGGTATGGCGCCGCCGGGTGCATTACCTGGCCCAGCAGCCGGCCATGTTTGCCGGCAGTGTGCTGGATAATTTAAAAAAGCCCTTTGAACTGGCCGAGGTGAAAAAGTATGGTGCTTTTGACGAAAGCCTGGTGCGGGATGCTTTGCAGCGGTTAAATCTGGCCCCGGCACTGTTGGACCAGGAGGCACGCACCATATCCGGCGGGGAGGCGGCGCGCATTGCCCTGCTGCGGGCCATGTTAATCGGGCCGCAGGTGTTGCTTTTGGATGAGCCCACGGCGGCTCTGGATGAGGAATCCCGCCGGGCCGTGCTGCAGTATATCAAAGACTGGCTGGTGGAGCCCGGGCGGGCAGTCATACTGGTGTCCCACCGGGAGGAGGATGCTGGTTTTTTTCCGCGCCGGCAGGTTGTAGAAATAAGTTCGCGAGGTGAGCAAAATGAGTAATGCCGGTGTAGTGCCCATCAGCAACTGGCAGCTGGCTCTGACGGTAATTCTGGTTTTAATCAGCGGGGGCGTTGCGGTGTGGCTCAGACTGGGCCTGTTAAAACCGCTCTTGTGGGGTACGGTGCGCACCTTTGTGCAGTTAACCCTCATTGGCTATGTACTGACCTATATCTTTGCTGTCAACAGCCCCTGGCTGGTTCTGGCCATGCTGCTGGTGATGTGCCTGGTGGCCGCCCGCACGGCGGTACAGCGCACGCCCAATGTTTTCAACTATTCCTACTGGCTGGGCTTTGCTTCTCTGGCGGCCAGCACTTTTCTGGTGGGCTCCATTGTGGTGGAATTGATCATCTCGCCCGTTCCCTGGTACAGCGCCCGCATTGTCATTCCCATCTTCGGCATGATCCTGGGCAATTCCATGAACGGCATCGCCCTTTCTCTGGACCGCCTGTACAGCGAGGTGCGGGCCCGGGCCGGTGAAGTGGAAACCCTGCTGGCCTGTGGGGCCACACCCTGGGAAGCGGTGCGCGACTGTGTGCAGGTGGCCGTGCGGGCCGGTATGACACCCACCATTAATTCGCTCATGGTGGTGGGAATAGTCAGCCTGCCCGGCATGATGACCGGCCAGATCCTGGGCGGGGCCGACCCCTTGCAGGCCGTGCGCTACCAGATTGTGGTCATGCTGATGATTGCCGCGGCGGTGGCCTTTGGTTGCCTGCTGCTGGTGCTGCTCTCCTACCGGCGGATGTTCAACGCGGCGGGAGCGCTATATGAAGAAGTACTTAGAAGTACAAAGTAAATATTAAGTAAGTTATTGGGGTAGCGTATTTGAGGGGATATTAGCTATCAAGATAATTAAAATCTGAAGTTCTTCTGGAGGAGAATTTTGTTATGGATTTCGCTTCTATCAACTTTTTCGGGTGTAAAGTGAGTAGAATAGTATAGCTTGAGAAAAACATTGTGAATATTCAGAATACCAATCACATTGCCCACTTTGTTCACCACGGGCAAATAGTTTCTCTTTTGCTGGGCAAATAGTTCGGCTACCTCCAGGAGAGAGCTGTCCGCTTTAACGCAAGAAGAAAGAATGGGGCGCATTATTTCCCGCACTGTGATCAGGCTGTTTTTCTGCAAGGCTTTATTGATAAAATACCAGCTTACATATTCAGCGCGAAAAAAAGGATCGTGGTTCATCAGGACCAGGCCAGTTAAATTCATCAGGCACTTGAAAGTGATCAGGCCGGTAAGTTTCTCCTGCCTGTCTGTGACCAGCAACACTCTTTCGCCCTGCCAGGCGGAGGGTTGATGCAAAGAAACCTTTAAAAGAGAAATGGCCCTGGTTATATGATCATCTTCACATACTTTCAAAAAATGCGTTAAAGGGGTGAGGCAATCCATGATGGAATGATTGCTCATGATGTTATTTCCCCCTTCATTATCATATCTTCCAGGTACCAGAATAAATCAATTGCTCTGATAATGCCCACCGGGTCATTTCCATCAAATACAGGTATGGAATTAAGTCCACTGCTCATAAATAGCCGGCTTATTTCCAGGAGGTTGTTTTCTGTATCTGCATATACATGTTTTATGGGCTGCATGATATCCTTTACAATGATCGGTCTGTTCGGACGAAAAATCTGGCGGAGGAAAGACGAGTGAGTGGTCTTTAGAATATGATGCATGCTCAGCAGGCCTGTCTTTTCTTTTTGGGCGTTGGAAACGATCAATAATTCATAGCCGCGCCAGGTGTCACTTTTTTTTTGAAAAGCTTCAACTATTAATTTGGCTGCTGAGGATATTTTTGTCTGCTCGCTAATAACAGGATATTCCTCTATGGGTACCATTAACTGCCCTGCCTTGACTTGCATTTATCTCTCACCCGCCGTAAAACCAGAAAAAACAGTGTGCAAACATGAAATACCCCGGTGCAAAAGTATGGGTGGCTTTATTAAGACTGTTTTGTTTACCGGTTAGTGTAAGCAAAAAATATGCTAAAGGCAGGACTGCTGTTTGGCTTTAAAAATGTTTTGCCGGGTGAGTTGGTGGGCAAAAAATACACATATCATGAGCAAGTATTGCCCACAAGATTAAAAAAACTGGTATAATGATTACAGGGTTGTTGTGCTGGTAAAGAGTAAAAGGCGGGTGGTTTAATGCGCGAGATTGGTCTGCCCGGTTTTCGGTTCAAAGGGTTCGCAAACCAGTTGATTGTCATTGTAGCTGTATTAATGTTGATTCCCATTGCTCTCGCTTTTTATCTCTTCCACATGGTGCATTCTACGGAAATAGGACTGATCAAGAGCCACCGTAAAGTATTGGAAGAGGCCATAAACAGTTTGGACAGCAGTTTGAATTCGTCATTTTCGGACATTATTCGCAATGCAAACGCAGATAATTTGCCCCGGCGCGACCAGGAAAAGATTCTCAATCATGCTTTACGTCCTCTGGTGGAAAAAGTTGCGGCCAAATATCCCAGTATTGATATTGGCTTTTATTCGTCTGATTATGATGTTATTTTGGATGGTAACGACCTGCACCTGCATGAGAATTTTTCCAGCAGGCGCAAGCGTAATTTTGACGATGCAGTAAATAACGGTAATATTGTGTTTGAAGTCCTTGGTCAGGCGGAAAATGGTCAGTTGGAAGTCTATCGCCCCCTGATCCGCGATAAAAAAATTATTGGTGCAGTCTGGGCGACGGAAAGTATCAAGCCGATTTACAAGCGCATTGATGAAGTGCAGCAGGTTTCTTATACCATAATTATTACCGGGTTCATTCTGGCTTTTGGTGGCACGTTGAGTTTGGTTAACAACTTCGCCCGCAGCATAAGCGAGATAAAAAGAGGTTTGGCCAAAATGAGCCGGGAATCTTTCTATTTGCTGCCCAAGGCGCGTGGAGAAATGGGGCAGATCACTGATGCGATTAACGAAATGTACAAAAAGTTGATTGATACACAAAATTACAATGAGCTAATTCTTTCCAGTATAGATGACGGGATTATCTCTGTCAATTTGTCGTGCGTGATAACTGGTTATAACCAGGCAGCATCCGAGCTTTTTAAATTCACCGACGATATTCTCGGTAAACATATTGACGAGGTGTTTGACGGGGATAGTTATCAGTTTGGGATGTACCTGGCCAGCACGCTGCAGGATAACAAACCGGTAAAAGACGTTGCGGTTGTCTACAGAAAAAACAATAATGATATTGCCCGTCATTTTCTGATCAGCACTTCTTTGCTCAATGACGCTGCGGGCCGCCTGGTGGGAGCTTTGTTGCATGTGCGGGATATTTCAGAAATGGTTAGTTTGCAAGAGAGCATCAGCCGGCAGGAAAGACTGGCGGCCCTGGGCAAAATGGTTGCCGGTGTAGCCCATGAAATAAGGAGTCCTCTTACATCTATTGCCGGTTATATTCAGTTCTGGCATAAAGGGCATATGCCTTCCGCCAAATCGTTGCAGGTGGTGAACAGGGAGCTGGCCAGACTTTCCTCGGTAACTGAGAAGTTGTTGCAGTTTGCCCGCCCCTCACGGGCCGTGCTGGAGGCGGCTGATCTAAACCAGCTGGTGGGCAGAACCGTACAGCTTTTTTCCGATGCTTATGGGGGTAATATAAAAAATTTTACCATGCATTGCTCGCTGGCTGAAAATTTGCCCAGGGCTTTGATGGATGCGCAACAAATCGAGCAGGTGTTGATCAATATTTTGTATAATTCACTCCAGGCTTTGCAGGGGGATGGCCGGATAGAAGTAAGCACTGCCTTTGACCAGGACAAAAGGATGCTTGTTCTAAGCGTGCAGGATAATGGGTGCGGTATTCCGGAAGAGATCATTCCGGAGATTTTTGAGCCATTCTTTACCACCAAGTCCAAGGGAACCGGATTGGGGCTGGCAATTGCCAGGGAAATTATTGAAGCGCACAATGGTTTAATAGAAATATCAAGTAAATTATCGGAAGGAACCACTGTGCGGATATATCTGCCTTTTGTTCATAACAAAGGGGAGGAGGGTGAAGATGAGTAAGATTTTGGTGATCGATGATGAGGAAGGTGTATGCGAGTTATTGAGAGATGTCCTGGAAGATGCAGGTTTTGAAGTGCTCGTTGCCTGTACCGCTGCGGATGGGTGGGAATCATTAAAGAAAGAGATTCCTGATACTATTCTTTTGGATATACGCCTGCCGGATCAGGACGGCTTGCAGCTGATGAAGGAAATAAAGTCCAGTTATCCCGGTGTTCCTATTATTATTATGACTGCTTTTGGTACTACAGAAATAGCAATACAGGCTATGAAAGATGGGGCCCATGACTATTTGAGCAAACCGTTGCATTTGGATGAAATGCTGCTTACTGTGCAAAAAGCAGTACAGATGAAACAACTGGTGGCAGAAGTGACGACCCTGCGGGAGAAGCTGGACGAGGATTCAGAAGAGGCGTTTGATGAATTTATTGGTTGTTCAAGGGATATGCAAGAAGTTTCCAAGCTTATTGGCAGAGTGGCTGACAGCGATGTTACCGTGCTGATTCAGGGGGAGAGTGGAACCGGGAAAGAAGTGGTGGCGCGCGCCATCCATAACAACAGCAAACGGCAGAGCCGGCCTTTTGTAAAAATAAATTGCGCCTCCATTCCGGAGCAGTTGATTGAGAGCGAGCTTTTCGGGCACGAAAAGGGTGCGTTTACCGGGGCAATCAGTCAAAAACCCGGTAAATTCGAGGTTGCCAATGGAGGAACCGTCTTTCTGGATGAAATTGGTGAACTCTCACTGTTTGCCCAGGCCAAGTTGCTGAGGGTCTTGCAGGAAAAGGAGTTTGAAAGGGTAGGAGGAACCAGGAGCATTGCGGTTGATGTGCGAATTATCACAGCAACCAATCGTGATCTGGGCAAGATGGTGGCCGAAGGGCGTTTTCGGGAAGACCTTTTTTACCGGGTGAATGTGGTCAATATTAAACTGCCACCCTTGAGAGAAAGAAAAGAGGATATTCTTCCATTAATGAACCATTTTGTTAGTAAGTATGCCAGAAAGTACAATAAAAAGATTACAGGTATCTCCAAGGATGCGTTGCTGGTGCTGGAGAAACACAACTGGCCCGGGAATGTGCGGGAGTTGAAAAATGTTTGTGAACAGGCCGTGATCATGGCTCGGGGTAGCATCATCACACTGGAGGATCTTGTAATAAGAGAAAGCGCGAACAGTGTGTTTATCAATGCAGCTGTTGAGCCCGTGCTGGAACAAAGCGTGCGGCCTCTGCGGGAAGTGGTGTCGGAAGTGGAAAAAAAACTGATTTTGCAAGCTTTGAATCAGAATAACTGGAACAGGCAGGCGACAGCCCGTGCCCTGGGATTGAACAGAAGGTCATTGTACGCCAAGATGAAAGAGTATGGCTTGCTGTGATGGGCAAAAATTGCCCGCATATTGAGCAAAATATACCCACACACTAATAATTGCCCGCTATTCTGTAGGAATGCGGGCATTTTTTTGTCCTTCCCGGGGTGGTACGGCTTTTGCTACAACATTAAGCTAAATTTCACTTTCACTTTTATGATACCATGCAGGGCGAATAAAGCTTAAAGGGGGTGCCGGGTGTTAGACTTGTTTAGGGGCGAAGGCAAACGAGTCTTTGATAAATTGAGCAACCTTCAAAATATAGTTTGAGGAGTGAAAAAGATATGACTGAGAAAAGCAAGGAAAAGGTAAAATATTTTTCTACGTTGCTGGGATGCGTAATATTTATAGCCAGTATCTTATTCTATTATGTCGGTGTTGAGGTGCTGAAAAAGGATGTTTTCCCCCATTACTATGATAGTAAGCGGCATATTGTGGTCAGTCAGAACCCTGACAGCAAGGAAATATATGCCTGGAAGGATAGTAATGGAAACATCTATACGCAGGAAGATGCACAGGTTAAAAATTTCACCTGGGGCATAACAGCATTGTTGCTCCTGGATATGTTATTGATGACCGTGCTGTATGGTACTATTATGAACGCATATTGCAAACTGGTTACCAGAAAAGAGAAAGAAACGGGAGCCACATTCTATCAGCCCGGGTTGCAATAAAAACGGGAGATGTATGAGCAGGGGGGGTTTTCATGGATATTTTCTTTCCGGTGGCCAGAGTATCTGTTTCGGTTCTGTTCATTATGGGCCTGGGGGGTATAGTGGGGTTGCTTTCCGGATTGTTTGGTGTGGGCGGGGGATTTTTGATGACCCCTCTCCTGATGATGCTTGGTATTCCCCCGGCGGTGGCTGTGGCCAGTGATACGAATCAGATTGTGGCTGCTTCAGCCTCCGGAACGCTGGCACACAGTAAAAATAAAAATGTTGATTTCAAGCTCGGCTTTGTGGTTCTGGTGGGTGGACTGCTGGGTGGCAGTGTGGGCACTGTACTGGTGAAGTTGTTGCGTTCACTGGGTAACTTTGATTTCGTTCTAAAAGCCGCTTATGTGGTTATGTTGCTGCTGGTAGGCTCCTTTATGTTCATGGAGAGTCTTTCTTCTTTACGTAAGAAGAATACATCATCAGCATCAGAAGATATTTCCGGCAAAACTGCTACCTCCACCGGGTTCATGAACCGGTTGCCCTTAAAGATGAAATTTGATGTTGCCGGTATAGAGTGCTCGGTGGTGGCTTTGTTGTTACTGGGGTTGCTGATTGGCATTCTTTCTGCTCTGATGGGTGTTGGTGGAGGCTTTATCATGTTACCCGTCATGATTTACCTGCTTGGTATGCCCACCCATATTGCTGTTGGTACGAGCATTTTTGTGATTATTTTTACAGCCATCAATGTCACCATTGCGCAAAGTGCCCTGAACCACACTGTGGATCTTTTACTGGCCATCATTTTGCTGCTGGGTTCAACAATCGGCGCACAGATTGGAGCCAGGTTGGGTAAAAGATTGAAGGCTGAGCAACTGCGAGTGGTTTTCTCCCTGATAGTATTATCGGTTATGGTGAAAATGCTGGTGGACCTGTTGAGCAAGCCATCTTCTCTGATTGTTTTGGGGGGAGGGCATTGAGGAATGGGCAGACGTTACATTAAGGGTAAGTATGTGTGGTTGCTTGTGCTGGGGATAATTTTCATTTTCCCTTCGCTGGCTTTTGCCGCCGGAGATTTGCAGGTCATCCCCAGCCAAATCAACATCGGATTGAACTTTAGGGGAGCTCGGCTGACTTTAACGGGTGACAAACCGCAAGGTGCTGCTGTGTATGTAAAGGTCACTTCTCCGGCAGATGCCGTGTTTAACTTGAGTCGCAAAGGGAAAGTGGGACCTTTTTGGATGAATGTGGAAAATGCTACGGTAACCCATGTTCCTAAACTTTACCAGGTGCTTTCTTCCCGCCCTATTCACATGCTTTCTCCGGATTTACAACATGAACTGGGAATAGATAAGGAATTTTCCAGCATCTATAAAAATGCCGTAGTAAAAGTGCATGCGCAGGAGAAGCAAAGTGGTAATAGGGAAGAAAAGGTTGGTTCTGAATATATCCGGGCCATGATCAACATTTGCTCCGGCTATGGCCTTTATAAAGTTAAGGAAAACGCGGTTAAGGATGAGGGGGCGAGGTTTACTGCGCGGATTGATTTGCCGTCCAGCATTCCCCAGGAAAACTGCCAGGTAACGGTTTACTTTATCAAAAACGGTGATCTGGTGAGCAGCAAAACCGCGAATTTTAATGTGACCAGTGTTGGACTGACAAGGTTGTTGGCGGAAAAAGAAATCTACAACGGTCCGGAGTTCGGGTTATTTGCCGTGGTTGTGGCGTTGCTGGCCGGAGTGTTGGTTGCCGTGCTTTTCGGTGCCCTGGAGAGGATGACCGGTGGAAAAAAAGGCATGTTAAGTGAAACATCGCATTAAACATTACCGGCGGAATTGATTTTATAATAAAGTAAGCCAGGGCATGGCTTATCTGATTAATGCCCTGGCTTTTTCATACGTCAGTGCTCCGGCCCGGGCGTACACCAGCTGGCCGGAGGGGTTTACCACCACCGTGGTGGGTATGGCCCGTACGCCGAAAGCTGTGGCCACCTCACCCGTTTCGTCCAGATATACGGGCAATTTTAACCCTTGTTGTTGCAGAAATTTTTCCACCTCGGCCGGGCTTTTTTCCCCGGCCGTGATATTGATAAAATAAAAGGCCACGTTTTTATCCCGGTAATCCCGGTACAGCCTGGCCAGGTCGGGCATTTCCTCCTGGCAGGGCGGGCACCAGGTGTTCCAGAAATTGATGAAAATATACTTACCGGAAACCGAATTGATATTATATGGGCTTCCTGAGGTGGGCTGAGCCACAAATTCCGGGATGGCCGGCCGGTTTTCCGCCTTCTGGTCTGTTGTCAGATATACCTTCCCAACAATTGGTGTATTTTGCCCGGTTGACTGACCGGATGATCCGGTGCTGTTTCTTCCGGTCAAATACCAGGCCAGTACAATGATGGCGGCGGCTGTGAGCAGGGCGATTACTTTATGGCGCACTGGCAGTACCTTCCTCCTGGTTCTGTTTTAACAGCAGGCAGGCTATTTCATCCCAGGAATATACCCGGGTGATGCCTGCCGGCAATTGTCCCTGGTTGTATGTGGCGTTATACAGCAGGACAGGGATGTTGCCCCGGGCGATGTGGATGGCATTGGGCAGGGTGTCCTCGATGAACAGGCCCACCTGCTTCTGGCGGGCGGTTTCCAGTTTGTGGTGCTGGCCCAGGTGAATGATTTCCCGGTAGGGTATCTTGTATCTGGTAAACCAGTCAACCGAATATTTGTAATAATGGGTGCTGCGGGCCGAGATGAAGTAAAGCTCGTAATGGTCGGACAGACGGTGCAGTTGTTCCACGGCCTGCGGCATGGGCTGGGAGTATTTGATCAAGTCCAGTTCATGCTCCAGCACTTTTTGGTAAATATCTTCCCGGCTGATGCCGAACATTTTCTGCGGGTTGAAGTCGAAAAAATCTTCCAGGCAATAGTTTTTGCCGTAAAGCCTGTTTAAAATGTCGATAATTACCGGTTGGGTGTTGGCCACCACACCGTCGATGTCAATGCCCAGCTTGCGCAAAATAATCCCTCCCTGTAAGGTTTCTCTCTAGCTGGCGACTTGCCAAATATGATCGTGCCTACATAGCCCGCCTTGAGCTATGTGCCGGGCAGGAGAATAAGTGCTATTTTTTTCCACCAGCCCAGCAGCAGGAGTGTACCTGCGGCCATTAATATACCCCCGCTGATACTTTCCACCAGTTCCTGGTGTTGGCGGATCAGGTTCCATACCGGGGTTAACCTTTCCAGCAGGACGGCAGCCAGCAAAAAAGGTAATCCCAGGCCGGCGGTATAAAAAGCCAGCAGGTATGCTCCGTAAGCGGCATTCCGGCCGCTGCCGGCCAGGGCCAGCAGGCTGGCCAGGGCCGGTCCGGCACAGGGCGTCCATCCCGTTCCCAGGGCCATGCCCAGCAGGAAAGCACCGGACAGCGTACCCGGCCGGCCGAGCGGGCGCAGTGGTGTGACGGTGCGGTAGAGTGCCCGCAAGGGCAGCAGCCCGGCCATGTGTGCTCCCATAAGCATGATCAACAGGGCGGCCATTTTTTCCGCTGCCTGACGGTGAGCCTGCCAGAGTGTGCCGATCAGGCCGAAACCCACCCCCAGAAGCAGGAAAACAAGGCCAAATCCCAGCACAAAAAACAGGCTGCGCGTGAAGAGATGCAGCCCGGTGCCGTATGATTCATCTTTTTGGCCTGTGCCTGGCGTGCCGCCATGACCGGCCAGGTAGGAGAGGTAAACCGGCAGCAGGGGCAGGATGCAGGGCGAAAAAAAAGAGAGCAGACCCAGTAATAAAGCTGTGCCGAAGGTAAGGTTCTGGGTAACTTGTTCCATGTTTAATTAACACCGCCGGGTCATTCAGCGTGGTTGGTGGTGCGACTATTGATGTTGATATTATAACACCGGACGGTTGAAACCGGATTAAAATTGCTTTAAGCTTGCTTGACAGGTTAAAAATCAAATGTATTAAGAGATTTTTTGCGACGACAGGCACCTCAAGGATAGGGCCGGAGTAGTATATTAGCAAGCAATATTCTCCATAAAAGAAAAAGAAGGTGTTTTGCCTATGCCGGCCAAGTTGAAAAGCCGCAAGTTCTGGATGGCAGTGGTTTCCGCTGCGCTGATCATCGCCAATGAGGGCCTGGGGATGGATATTCCTAAGGACACCGTGCTGGCCTTTGCGGCCGTAGTCATAGGTTATATATTCGGTGAATCCTATGTGGATGCCCACCGCAAAAATGATGCCGAAATATAACAAAAAGGCATGACCCGGCTGCTTTTGAAAAGAGCCGGGTTTTTTACATATCACTGTGTTACAGCCGGCTTTATTTTAGTGTAAAATATTTGCGTGACTTTTATTTCCTCAAGCGAGCTCGTGCGGAGCACGGTTGGGACGGAATTAATATCAAAATTCTTTTCGCGAAAGAAGGTATGGGGGATGACAGAGAGAATAATTGACCTGCGTTCCGACACAGTTACCCGGCCCACGCCGGAGATGCGCCGGGCCATGGCCGAAGCCGT
The sequence above is a segment of the Desulfurispora thermophila DSM 16022 genome. Coding sequences within it:
- a CDS encoding TIGR02186 family protein → MGRRYIKGKYVWLLVLGIIFIFPSLAFAAGDLQVIPSQINIGLNFRGARLTLTGDKPQGAAVYVKVTSPADAVFNLSRKGKVGPFWMNVENATVTHVPKLYQVLSSRPIHMLSPDLQHELGIDKEFSSIYKNAVVKVHAQEKQSGNREEKVGSEYIRAMINICSGYGLYKVKENAVKDEGARFTARIDLPSSIPQENCQVTVYFIKNGDLVSSKTANFNVTSVGLTRLLAEKEIYNGPEFGLFAVVVALLAGVLVAVLFGALERMTGGKKGMLSETSH
- a CDS encoding TlpA family protein disulfide reductase; this translates as MRHKVIALLTAAAIIVLAWYLTGRNSTGSSGQSTGQNTPIVGKVYLTTDQKAENRPAIPEFVAQPTSGSPYNINSVSGKYIFINFWNTWCPPCQEEMPDLARLYRDYRDKNVAFYFINITAGEKSPAEVEKFLQQQGLKLPVYLDETGEVATAFGVRAIPTTVVVNPSGQLVYARAGALTYEKARALIR
- a CDS encoding 5' nucleotidase, NT5C type, producing MRKLGIDIDGVVANTQPVIIDILNRLYGKNYCLEDFFDFNPQKMFGISREDIYQKVLEHELDLIKYSQPMPQAVEQLHRLSDHYELYFISARSTHYYKYSVDWFTRYKIPYREIIHLGQHHKLETARQKQVGLFIEDTLPNAIHIARGNIPVLLYNATYNQGQLPAGITRVYSWDEIACLLLKQNQEEGTASAP
- a CDS encoding cytochrome c biogenesis CcdA family protein, producing MEQVTQNLTFGTALLLGLLSFFSPCILPLLPVYLSYLAGHGGTPGTGQKDESYGTGLHLFTRSLFFVLGFGLVFLLLGVGFGLIGTLWQAHRQAAEKMAALLIMLMGAHMAGLLPLRALYRTVTPLRPLGRPGTLSGAFLLGMALGTGWTPCAGPALASLLALAGSGRNAAYGAYLLAFYTAGLGLPFLLAAVLLERLTPVWNLIRQHQELVESISGGILMAAGTLLLLGWWKKIALILLPGT